The Cydia splendana chromosome Z, ilCydSple1.2, whole genome shotgun sequence genome window below encodes:
- the LOC134804777 gene encoding G-protein-signaling modulator 2: MSVSASAENLSTDAQSCDGGSMCLELALEGERLCKAGDCRAGVAFFQAAIQAGTDDLRTLSAIYSQLGNAYFYLGDYNKAMQYHKHDLTLARTMNDKLGEAKASGNLGNTLKVMGKFSEAIQCCKRHLEISRSLGDRLSEGRALYNLGNVYHAQGKQLGRAGQNDPGHFPQEVRDCLMQAVSYYEENLELMRSLGDRQAMGRACGNLGNTCYLLGDFARAIRYHTERLQIAQEFGDQPAERRANSNLGNSHIFLGEFENAAEHYKRTLALAEELGDAAVEAQACYSLGNTYTLLREYRIAEEYHARHLASARRLQDRVGEGRACWSLGNAHAALGNHEKALYYANEHYNISKELGDVLGMATAQMNISDLRKVLGLPTEAEPAPPVIPDDSCAPRTPFNALRVRRQSMEQLSLIPITPDGKKNEEEEKDKKPEVVRTESEDNPVESFFELLTRCQSERMDEQRATLNGNKENRPKTKSSSNKLQRSASSGNPNNGPTDAMLDMITDKQSERMDSQRAELRPAPKKLSIENKGASLPGLRPQQTTSTKPEDDFLDMLARVQGSRLEDQRSELPPPKPEERPKTVPDDDFFALLMRAQAGRMEDQRATIPLQSSADNRRNKGGSSVKK, translated from the exons ATGTCTGTTAGTGCTAGCGCCGAAAACCTATCGACAGATGCCCAA AGCTGCGATGGGGGTTCAATGTGCCTGGAGCTGGCGCTGGAAGGCGAGCGGCTGTGCAAGGCGGGCGACTGCCGCGCGGGCGTGGCCTTCTTCCAGGCCGCCATCCAGGCCGGCACCGACGACCTACGTACCCTCAGCGCCATCTACAGCCAGCTCGGCAACGCTTACTTCTACCTAGGAGACTACAACAAAGCAATGCAGTACCATAAACATGACTTGACTTTAGCTAG GACGATGAATGACAAACTGGGCGAAGCCAAGGCATCAGGCAATCTAGGAAACACACTAAAAGTAATGGGGAAATTCTCTGAAGCCATCCAATGCTGCAAACGTCACCTGGAGATATCCCGTTCTCTCGGAGATCGGCTAAGCGAAGGCCGCGCCTTGTATAACCTGGGCAACGTATACCACGCACAAGGCAAGCAACTGGGACGAGCCGGACAGAACGACCCAGGACATTTCCCGCAAGAAGTGAGAGACTGTCTGATGCAAGCCGTTTCTTATTATGA GGAGAATCTCGAGCTGATGCGAAGCCTAGGTGACAGGCAAGCGATGGGCCGCGCTTGCGGCAATCTCGGCAACACTTGCTACCTATTAGGCGATTTCGCGAGAGCGATCCGCTACCACACCGAACGACTCCAGATCGCTCAAGAATTTGGCGACCAACCCGCGGAGCGACGGGCTAACAGCAACCTTGGAAATTCGCATATATTCCTTGGGGAATTTGAAAATGCTGCTGAACATTACAA ACGAACTTTGGCTTTGGCCGAGGAGCTAGGCGATGCAGCGGTGGAGGCGCAAGCGTGCTACTCGCTAGGCAACACGTACACGCTGCTGCGAGAGTACCGCATCGCCGAGGAGTACCACGCGCGCCACCTCGCCTCGGCCAGGAGGCTGCAGGACCGCGTGGGCGAGGGCCGCGCCTGCTGGTCGCTCGGCAACGCTCACGCCGCCCTAGGGAATCATGAGAAAGCTCTCTATTATGCCAACGAGCATTATAACATCTCTAAAGAG CTAGGGGATGTCCTGGGAATGGCGACAGCTCAAATGAACATAAGCGACCTCCGCAAAGTATTGGGGCTGCCGACCGAGGCAGAGCCCGCGCCTCCCGTCATCCCGGACGACAGCTGCGCTCCTCGCACGCCCTTCAACGCTCTGCGCGTCCGCCGACAGAGTATGGAGCAACTCTCCCTCATACCT ATAACTCCTGATGGCAAAAAGAACGAGGAAGAGGAGAAGGATAAGAAGCCGGAAGTGGTTCGAACAGAGTCTGAAGACAATCCCGTGGAATCATTCTTTGAGTTGTTGACCAGATGTCAATCGGAACGGATGGACGAGCAGAGGGCGACGCTCAACGGCAACAAGGAAAACAGGCCTAAGACCAAGAGCTCCAGCAACAAGTTGCAGCGGTCTGCTAGTAGCGGCAATCCAAATAACGG GCCTACAGACGCAATGCTGGATATGATAACGGATAAGCAGTCGGAGCGAATGGACTCTCAGCGCGCCGAGCTGCGTCCAGCGCCGAAGAAACTGAGCATAGAGAACAAGGGCGCTTCTCTACCAGGCCTGCGGCCGCAGCAGACCACCAGCACTAAGCCTGAAGACGATTTCCTGGACATGCTGGCTCGCGTCCAG GGCTCCCGCTTGGAGGACCAGCGCTCAGAGCTGCCGCCGCCCAAGCCAGAGGAGCGCCCGAAGACCGTGCCCGatgacgactttttcgctctccTCATGCGCGCACAAGCTGGACGGATGGAGGACCAAAGAGCTACT ATCCCGTTACAATCATCTGCTGACAATCGTCGCAACAAGGGCGGATCAAGCGTAAAGAAATAA